A region of Streptomyces halobius DNA encodes the following proteins:
- a CDS encoding phage terminase large subunit family protein: MARADEAAVLQLYRTLSAQRRHEIAAASSPELRSRLVRIERELAMDRSPGAMAAVLTDSREIQAPHLGLIDAAFEQVAAGKPTRLLLTMPPRHGKSRRAARWAPLWYLRRRPEHRVMIASYSSDLADDHGRWIRDAILNYGPQIGVSLRPGSSAANRFDLAGTEGGAVMAGVGGGLTGKGAHLAVVDDPIKDAAEASSPTMRKRLWEWWQAVLLTRIEPGGSVILIQTRWDEDDLAGRVLADEGDRWTVIDLPALALSEDDALGRPIGTALWPERYDTDALAEIRRSVGERVWWSLYMQQPRPQDGGVWQWPWITNNRISAAQFRGIDLARIVVAVDPAGGESAVGDETGIVAAANDREGHLYVLDDRSGNRGADAWGREACLLAIELRADAIVVESNYGGDMTRQILQQAWQELQREQRTENLLMPAVLPVTAKHGKRLRAEPIAQLYEQGRVHHVGEWPTLEQQMVTWVAGMDSPDRMDAAVHALTQLADPQISGATPLPYSDRRLRARR, translated from the coding sequence GTGGCGAGGGCTGACGAAGCTGCGGTCCTCCAGCTCTACCGGACGCTTTCCGCCCAGCGCCGTCATGAGATAGCCGCAGCCTCCAGTCCTGAACTGCGCTCCCGCCTCGTACGCATCGAGCGCGAGCTGGCCATGGACCGCTCGCCCGGCGCGATGGCCGCCGTGCTCACCGACAGCCGGGAGATACAGGCCCCGCACCTGGGCCTGATCGACGCCGCCTTCGAACAGGTCGCTGCCGGGAAGCCGACCAGACTACTGCTGACGATGCCGCCCCGACACGGCAAGAGCCGCAGAGCCGCACGGTGGGCGCCCCTCTGGTACCTGCGACGACGCCCCGAGCACCGGGTGATGATCGCCTCCTACTCCTCGGACCTGGCTGATGATCACGGCCGGTGGATCCGCGACGCGATCCTCAACTACGGGCCTCAGATCGGCGTCAGCCTGCGGCCTGGTTCCAGTGCGGCGAATCGTTTCGACCTGGCCGGTACCGAGGGTGGCGCCGTCATGGCCGGTGTCGGCGGTGGCCTCACCGGCAAGGGCGCACACCTGGCCGTGGTGGACGACCCGATCAAAGACGCGGCCGAGGCCTCCTCGCCGACCATGCGCAAGCGGCTGTGGGAGTGGTGGCAGGCCGTCCTCCTGACCCGCATCGAGCCCGGCGGTTCAGTCATCCTGATCCAGACCCGCTGGGACGAGGACGACCTAGCCGGCCGAGTCCTCGCGGACGAGGGCGACCGGTGGACGGTCATCGACCTCCCCGCACTCGCCCTCTCCGAAGACGACGCCCTCGGTCGCCCGATCGGGACAGCTCTGTGGCCGGAGCGGTACGACACTGACGCGCTCGCCGAAATCCGCCGCTCCGTGGGCGAACGCGTCTGGTGGTCCCTCTACATGCAGCAGCCTCGCCCGCAGGATGGCGGCGTATGGCAGTGGCCCTGGATCACCAACAACCGCATCAGCGCCGCCCAGTTCCGCGGCATCGACCTCGCCCGGATCGTAGTCGCCGTCGACCCGGCGGGCGGGGAGTCCGCTGTCGGTGACGAAACCGGCATCGTGGCCGCAGCCAACGACCGCGAAGGACATCTGTACGTCCTCGACGACCGCTCCGGCAACCGCGGCGCCGACGCGTGGGGGCGCGAGGCCTGTCTGTTGGCGATCGAGCTGCGGGCGGACGCGATCGTGGTGGAGAGCAACTACGGCGGGGACATGACCCGCCAGATCCTGCAGCAAGCATGGCAGGAGCTCCAGCGCGAGCAGCGCACGGAGAACTTGCTCATGCCCGCGGTGCTGCCAGTGACCGCCAAGCACGGCAAGAGATTGCGGGCGGAGCCGATCGCTCAGCTCTATGAGCAGGGCCGTGTCCACCATGTCGGGGAGTGGCCCACGCTGGAGCAGCAGATGGTGACCTGGGTCGCGGGCATGGACAGCCCAGACCGGATGGATGCTGCCGTGCATGCTCTGACGCAGCTGGCAGACCCACAGATCAGTGGAGCAACTCCATTGCCGTACAGCGATCGCCGCCTGCGGGCACGGAGGTGA
- a CDS encoding methyltransferase domain-containing protein, with translation MSSLDVRFDPAYPLSKLRPADYNPRRLSEESFIRLQGSLRRHGVVKPVILNADGTLVAGHQRTKGLKAIGETTTPAMVLPQKVRLQDEIKFNLLHNRVETESSVVYAEPGPIGQWCWIPWQTIEVEESKNLPFQQAIGFMTAAHGPWGSVVIDDQGRIVLNAEYAAVAKAQRFDVLAWTVASFDAGQLVQDLTGEYGVYDWTGLEDQAPVWNQHIVQPNRLREHSSKAKADKVRYKSEVWERLALPWLTTSHRVVDFGAGHGDYARHLRASGYRVQDYEPYRTIKGKYALDIRTIVGQIRGIERELRERGLYEVVVLDSVINATTSLDYQHWVLLTVNALCAADGQVCIGTRNLDREMAYENSDHSISRDSTRLSFLDSNNVDMRFVRGKWQRIRYHTPESLRGLLSRYFEDVQLSDTTRATVKAVCRKPRPFPLAEYEEAFKNEFNMPYPNEFRHNKNEGISAILIELMKNRNSKMEG, from the coding sequence GTGAGCAGCCTCGACGTACGGTTCGACCCCGCCTACCCGCTGAGCAAGCTGCGCCCCGCCGACTACAACCCGAGGCGCCTGTCCGAGGAGTCGTTCATTCGACTCCAGGGGTCGCTACGCCGCCACGGCGTAGTGAAGCCGGTCATCTTGAACGCGGACGGGACACTGGTCGCGGGCCACCAGAGAACCAAGGGGCTGAAGGCGATCGGCGAGACGACGACGCCGGCGATGGTCCTGCCGCAGAAGGTCCGGCTGCAGGACGAGATCAAGTTCAACCTCCTGCACAACCGTGTGGAGACCGAATCGAGCGTCGTGTACGCCGAGCCGGGGCCGATCGGCCAGTGGTGCTGGATCCCGTGGCAGACCATCGAAGTCGAGGAGTCGAAGAACCTGCCGTTCCAGCAGGCGATCGGCTTCATGACCGCCGCGCACGGTCCGTGGGGATCCGTCGTTATCGATGACCAGGGCCGCATCGTCCTCAACGCCGAGTACGCGGCCGTCGCCAAGGCCCAACGCTTCGACGTCCTCGCCTGGACCGTCGCCTCCTTCGACGCCGGCCAGCTCGTCCAGGACCTCACCGGCGAGTACGGCGTCTACGACTGGACCGGTCTCGAAGACCAGGCCCCGGTGTGGAACCAGCACATCGTCCAGCCCAACCGGCTGCGCGAGCACTCCTCGAAGGCCAAGGCGGACAAGGTCCGTTACAAGTCCGAGGTGTGGGAGCGCCTCGCTCTGCCATGGCTGACGACGTCGCATCGCGTCGTGGACTTCGGGGCCGGTCACGGGGACTACGCCCGGCATCTGCGGGCCAGCGGCTACCGGGTGCAGGACTACGAGCCGTACCGAACGATCAAGGGGAAGTACGCCCTCGACATCCGTACGATCGTCGGCCAGATCCGCGGCATCGAACGCGAGCTACGCGAGCGGGGTCTGTACGAGGTGGTCGTCCTCGACTCGGTCATCAACGCCACGACATCGCTCGACTACCAGCACTGGGTGCTGCTCACGGTGAATGCACTCTGCGCGGCCGACGGACAGGTGTGCATCGGCACCCGCAATCTCGACCGGGAGATGGCGTACGAGAACTCCGACCACTCCATCAGCCGTGACTCGACCCGCCTGTCCTTCCTCGACTCCAACAACGTGGACATGCGCTTCGTGCGCGGAAAGTGGCAGCGCATCCGCTACCACACACCCGAGTCGCTGCGGGGTCTGCTGTCCCGGTACTTCGAGGACGTACAGCTCAGCGACACCACCCGGGCGACCGTCAAGGCCGTGTGCCGCAAACCGCGTCCCTTCCCTCTGGCCGAGTACGAGGAGGCTTTCAAGAACGAGTTCAACATGCCTTACCCCAACGAATTCCGACACAACAAAAATGAGGGAATTTCAGCAATTCTGATAGAATTGATGAAGAATAGGAATTCCAAAATGGAGGGGTGA
- a CDS encoding IS701 family transposase gives MRRIAGRFARAEPRRRVGTFVRGLLADLPRKNCWTIAEWAGEATPDGMQHLLERAKWDADAVRDDLREYVVDHLGAEQAVLIVDETGDVKKGQATVGVQRQYTGTAGRIENAQVAVYLVYATERGHAAVDRELYLPRIWAEDPQRCRAAGLESDTTRFATKTQLAAAMIERFCEAGHTVGWVTGDEVYGGNPALAQMLAERQIGSVMAVSCRTEVRTAGGKFRVDSLVRKVPRTAWQRMSAGGGAKGPRHYDWAAIDLLPEAVAGVYRLLIRRNRTTGELAYYRCFSPHLVPIGTLVRVAGMRWRIEETFQAGKGLAGLDEHQVRRYTPWLRWVTLAMLAHAFLAVVRAREHRDQPVPDGLIALTCNEIQRLFTTPTTPPDNQREHRLHWSLWRRRHQARARTCHYRRRTATP, from the coding sequence ATGCGGCGCATAGCCGGACGGTTCGCGCGTGCCGAACCCCGCCGTCGGGTGGGGACGTTCGTCCGAGGGCTGCTGGCGGACCTGCCGCGGAAGAACTGCTGGACGATCGCGGAGTGGGCCGGCGAGGCCACACCGGATGGGATGCAGCATCTGCTGGAGCGGGCGAAGTGGGACGCGGACGCAGTCCGTGACGATCTGCGTGAGTACGTCGTCGACCACCTGGGCGCCGAGCAGGCGGTGCTAATCGTCGACGAGACGGGCGATGTGAAGAAGGGGCAGGCGACGGTCGGGGTGCAGCGTCAGTACACCGGCACGGCGGGCAGGATCGAAAATGCGCAGGTGGCGGTCTACCTGGTGTATGCCACCGAGCGTGGACACGCCGCTGTGGACCGGGAGTTGTACCTGCCCCGCATCTGGGCCGAGGACCCTCAGCGATGCCGGGCGGCCGGGCTGGAGTCCGACACCACGCGCTTTGCGACCAAGACGCAGCTGGCCGCGGCGATGATCGAGCGGTTCTGCGAGGCCGGGCACACGGTCGGCTGGGTGACCGGGGACGAGGTCTACGGAGGCAACCCCGCTCTGGCCCAGATGCTGGCCGAGCGCCAGATCGGGTCTGTCATGGCCGTCTCGTGCCGCACTGAAGTCCGCACGGCCGGTGGGAAGTTCCGTGTCGATTCACTGGTACGCAAGGTGCCACGCACCGCTTGGCAGCGAATGTCCGCCGGAGGCGGCGCGAAAGGGCCGCGCCACTACGACTGGGCCGCCATCGACCTGCTCCCGGAGGCCGTCGCGGGCGTCTACCGGCTGCTCATCCGCCGCAACCGCACCACCGGCGAACTGGCCTACTACCGCTGCTTCAGCCCCCATCTGGTGCCGATCGGCACGCTGGTACGCGTCGCCGGGATGCGCTGGAGGATCGAGGAGACCTTCCAGGCCGGCAAAGGACTCGCCGGCCTGGACGAGCACCAAGTCCGCCGCTACACCCCCTGGCTGCGCTGGGTCACCCTGGCCATGCTCGCGCATGCCTTCCTCGCCGTCGTCCGCGCCCGCGAGCACCGCGACCAACCCGTCCCCGACGGGCTGATCGCACTCACCTGCAACGAGATCCAGCGACTGTTCACCACCCCCACAACGCCGCCCGACAACCAACGCGAACACCGTCTGCACTGGTCCCTATGGCGCCGCCGGCATCAAGCCCGGGCCCGCACATGCCACTACCGCCGCCGCACAGCCACACCATGA
- a CDS encoding DNA methyltransferase yields the protein MAYIDDVLSNLADQDAAQVIRAELARIRDRQRFGIFFERHLPEHTALPGTPIVAGARVIHRDRPDDRITYQVTAVEAGTAYITTDAETPDDELAVPVADLTPVAVFGEPLYPGLISVDRTENGPADHPWHAVINAENHHALEALRYTHRRAIDCIYIDPPYNTGARDWRYNNDYVDGQDAYRHSKWLAFMERRLLLARDLLNPASSVLIVTIDAKEVHHLGCLLEQIFPTAVRQMVTIVMNPNGSPRAAELTRVEEFAFFVFIGDAAPARVADDLLADPAKATDDPPEDQAETQQKVRWERLLRGGVNSNSSREAVPTWFYPLYLDPEARHIVGAGEPLARDEDWRTVLTPPGLISLWPLKTDGAEGIWRMRRETFLRKLKDGHIRVGQYNAKRDRWSVSYLPDRLVRMIDTGELLLTGHDANGVMQVEYNGTPRIRTAKTVWNRLAHSAGKYGTELVKSLTGRPFPFPKSLYAVMDALRIAVGDKPDAVVLDFFAGSGTTGHAVAKLNAEDDGSRKFILVTNNEVGPDQAAALRKAGYLPGNAEWEAQGIAENITWPRIRAALAGQTPQGEPVAGTYLDGTAIAGGLPENVEFFRLAYLDRDAVSLGLAFEAVAPLLWLKAGATGPRVSQVDPSGWALPDGGTYGVLFDTGKARTFVRAVRARPDVRCVFIVSRSAAVFTQVAGQLPSGVNAVHLWDDYLTSFEIGTANVTGEDAA from the coding sequence ATGGCCTACATCGACGACGTCTTAAGCAACCTCGCTGACCAAGACGCCGCCCAGGTCATACGTGCCGAGCTGGCGCGCATCCGGGATCGGCAACGGTTCGGCATCTTCTTCGAACGGCACTTGCCAGAACACACCGCCTTACCCGGTACGCCGATCGTGGCAGGCGCGCGGGTGATCCACCGTGACCGCCCCGACGACCGGATCACATATCAGGTGACGGCTGTTGAGGCGGGAACGGCGTACATTACAACCGATGCTGAAACCCCCGATGACGAGTTAGCCGTACCGGTCGCCGACCTCACGCCGGTCGCCGTGTTCGGTGAGCCGCTCTATCCCGGACTCATCTCCGTGGACCGCACCGAGAACGGCCCGGCTGACCATCCGTGGCACGCGGTGATCAACGCAGAGAATCACCATGCGCTAGAAGCCCTCCGCTACACGCACCGACGCGCCATCGACTGCATCTACATCGATCCGCCGTACAACACCGGGGCGCGTGACTGGCGGTACAACAACGATTACGTAGACGGACAGGACGCCTACCGTCACAGCAAGTGGCTCGCGTTCATGGAACGCCGGTTGTTACTTGCGCGCGACCTGCTCAACCCTGCATCTTCGGTTCTGATCGTGACCATCGATGCGAAGGAAGTCCACCACCTCGGTTGCCTGCTGGAGCAGATCTTTCCGACTGCGGTTCGCCAGATGGTCACGATCGTGATGAACCCCAATGGGTCACCCCGGGCAGCGGAGCTGACCAGAGTCGAAGAGTTCGCCTTCTTCGTTTTCATCGGCGATGCGGCGCCGGCCAGGGTGGCCGACGATCTGCTTGCGGATCCAGCGAAGGCAACCGACGACCCGCCCGAAGACCAGGCAGAAACCCAGCAAAAGGTCCGCTGGGAACGCCTGTTACGTGGAGGGGTCAACTCAAACTCCTCGCGCGAAGCCGTGCCGACGTGGTTCTACCCGTTGTACCTGGACCCCGAGGCCCGTCACATCGTGGGAGCAGGAGAACCGCTTGCACGCGATGAGGACTGGCGCACTGTCCTGACCCCGCCTGGGCTGATCTCCCTCTGGCCGCTGAAGACCGATGGCGCAGAGGGCATTTGGCGCATGCGTCGTGAGACCTTCCTTCGCAAGCTTAAGGACGGACACATTCGCGTCGGCCAGTACAACGCCAAGCGGGACCGCTGGTCGGTGTCATACCTCCCCGACCGCCTGGTGCGAATGATCGATACCGGGGAACTTCTACTCACAGGCCACGACGCCAACGGCGTCATGCAGGTTGAGTACAACGGAACCCCCCGGATCCGCACTGCTAAGACCGTGTGGAACCGTCTTGCACATAGCGCCGGAAAATACGGGACCGAACTAGTCAAGTCCCTAACCGGACGGCCGTTCCCGTTTCCCAAGTCTCTATACGCCGTGATGGATGCCTTGCGCATCGCGGTGGGCGACAAGCCCGACGCAGTCGTACTCGATTTCTTCGCCGGCTCAGGCACAACGGGACACGCGGTCGCCAAGCTGAACGCAGAGGACGACGGCAGCCGAAAGTTCATCCTTGTGACGAACAATGAAGTAGGTCCTGACCAGGCCGCCGCTCTGCGCAAAGCAGGGTACCTCCCAGGTAACGCCGAGTGGGAGGCCCAGGGGATCGCCGAGAACATCACGTGGCCACGAATCCGGGCGGCCCTCGCCGGCCAAACCCCACAGGGGGAGCCCGTCGCGGGCACCTATCTGGACGGGACAGCTATCGCAGGCGGCCTTCCAGAGAATGTCGAGTTCTTCCGCCTTGCGTACCTTGACCGTGATGCGGTGAGCCTGGGCCTGGCATTCGAGGCCGTGGCTCCCCTGTTGTGGCTGAAAGCCGGGGCCACCGGTCCACGAGTCAGCCAAGTCGACCCGTCGGGATGGGCACTGCCCGACGGAGGAACGTACGGGGTGCTGTTCGACACCGGCAAGGCCCGCACGTTCGTGCGTGCTGTACGGGCCCGGCCTGATGTGCGGTGCGTGTTCATCGTCAGTAGGTCAGCTGCGGTGTTTACCCAGGTCGCAGGTCAGCTCCCCTCCGGAGTAAATGCGGTGCACCTGTGGGACGACTACCTGACAAGTTTTGAGATTGGCACCGCTAACGTAACGGGGGAGGACGCGGCGTGA
- a CDS encoding ParB/RepB/Spo0J family partition protein, translating to MSTAASRIPASLADLAVPVDELAPYHRNPRTGDLDAIAESLATNGQYRPIVVNRGTLTGRPNEVLAGNHTLKAAKQLGWDEIAVTWLDVDDNAAAKIVIVDNRTNDLAGYDTALLADILTDLPDLQGTGYDQQQLNQLLDDTALPAPIELPSDGAGTGAAATVDYLQWGYMQWSSTRVRITQAEVELLDALYKQFVDAHDSDMGFGWHVLNEEHRAAEGAVA from the coding sequence GTGTCCACTGCCGCTTCTCGCATACCAGCCTCGCTCGCGGACCTTGCCGTTCCCGTCGACGAGCTGGCCCCGTACCACCGCAACCCGCGCACCGGTGACCTCGATGCCATCGCCGAATCCCTGGCCACGAACGGCCAGTACCGTCCCATCGTGGTCAACCGGGGCACGCTGACCGGCCGACCCAACGAAGTCCTCGCCGGCAACCACACCCTGAAAGCCGCCAAGCAACTCGGCTGGGACGAAATCGCCGTCACCTGGCTCGACGTCGACGACAACGCAGCAGCGAAGATCGTCATCGTCGACAACCGCACCAACGACCTCGCCGGATACGACACCGCGCTCCTCGCCGACATCCTCACCGACCTCCCCGACCTTCAGGGCACCGGCTACGACCAGCAGCAGCTGAATCAGCTCCTGGACGATACCGCTCTTCCCGCCCCGATCGAGCTGCCGAGCGACGGCGCCGGCACTGGTGCGGCAGCCACGGTCGACTACCTCCAGTGGGGCTACATGCAGTGGTCATCCACCCGCGTACGGATCACGCAAGCCGAGGTGGAACTACTCGACGCCCTGTACAAGCAGTTCGTCGACGCGCACGACTCTGACATGGGCTTCGGCTGGCACGTCCTGAACGAGGAGCACCGCGCCGCAGAGGGAGCTGTCGCGTGA
- a CDS encoding LexA family protein, whose amino-acid sequence MTAYMTNTQHRIFRALRELTDDVGYPPSIREVATAVGVSASTVVYHLQAMEREGIVTHTPRRSRSYQVLQ is encoded by the coding sequence ATGACCGCCTACATGACCAACACCCAGCATCGGATATTCCGCGCTCTGCGCGAGCTGACCGACGACGTCGGATACCCGCCGTCTATACGGGAGGTTGCGACGGCGGTGGGCGTATCCGCCTCGACGGTCGTATACCACTTGCAGGCGATGGAGCGCGAGGGGATCGTCACCCACACCCCACGCCGCAGCCGCTCGTACCAGGTGCTGCAATAG
- a CDS encoding DEAD/DEAH box helicase family protein, with product MRYALKDYQESAVYDLLSAMERARDEYEATDEYQAVCLTAPTGAGKTVIATAVVERLFHGDPEIGNPAVDGTTVLWVTDDPSLNVQTLRKMYAASSRLDLGPQLVTIDGAFDAQLLPQNAVSFLNIQKLRRGSLYERGGTDRRKWSLWDTISNTAGRVGGRFVVVIDEAHRGTGNGSDRPTIISRIIGGDQGKGRAAVPLVWGITATPERFHQAMSATRKPSRVQRAVAVDVVDVRASGLVKDVIVLHNPQDSPAADTALTVEAVRTVRDYEAKWAAYAAANDEAAPLPILVIQVKAKVTAKDVSDLVASLRDAWSGLTTDGIVHTFGDWDGVTHGHIPINNGAAVRYVEPHAVQDDDRARVVLCKEAITTGWDCPRAEVLLSFRTARDATYIAQLLGRMVRTPLARRIDGDETLNTVAVFLPHFDATQVNAVASAFQDGAPSEDIGVSDTTTELATCLKNPEIAEEVWQAAADLPTYTRPAHRSRSDITRLRKLAHLLAYDGIDEDAPAQANEVILGAMSSRIEALRATGELERAVRAATTVRMVSTAHNLVTGHSKATEGRAVRLDPRGIDREYRKAARLWPDQTADEYLARRHKDGPDLASAKGEIIALTKGPDALVAVEAAAATYVRELDRKYRRRVDTLPAARRAEYDELREQSASAEETRLILPEAVTARPSEKASSDPLHLYAVEADRLYPHVANGWEREILDTELAEPTLLGWYRNPTGGRRALRIPYTDGSDHRQAVYPDFVFFHRNPDGGVSISIVDPHGTHLADGVDKLRALAAYAAEHGQRYARIDAVARGEDGRLSRLNLCRADQREAALEVEQTEDIDALFRRFGSLYS from the coding sequence GTGAGGTACGCGCTCAAGGACTACCAAGAATCGGCCGTCTATGATCTCCTCTCGGCAATGGAGCGAGCTCGTGACGAGTACGAGGCCACGGACGAATATCAGGCGGTGTGTCTGACCGCACCCACGGGTGCAGGAAAGACAGTGATTGCCACGGCCGTTGTCGAGCGTCTCTTCCACGGTGACCCCGAGATCGGAAATCCCGCGGTCGATGGCACTACTGTCCTGTGGGTCACTGATGACCCTTCGCTGAATGTGCAGACGCTTCGGAAGATGTACGCCGCATCGTCTCGCCTGGACCTGGGGCCTCAACTGGTGACCATCGATGGGGCATTCGATGCCCAGCTGCTGCCCCAGAATGCGGTGTCTTTCCTCAACATTCAGAAGCTGCGTCGTGGCTCCCTTTATGAGCGCGGCGGCACAGACCGACGCAAGTGGTCTCTGTGGGACACAATCAGCAACACCGCAGGTCGTGTGGGCGGCCGGTTCGTCGTGGTGATCGATGAAGCACATAGGGGCACCGGCAACGGGTCGGACCGGCCGACGATCATCAGCCGCATCATCGGCGGCGACCAAGGCAAAGGGCGAGCGGCGGTACCGCTGGTGTGGGGCATTACCGCCACCCCGGAACGCTTTCACCAGGCGATGTCAGCGACGCGGAAGCCGTCACGTGTCCAACGAGCCGTGGCCGTGGACGTAGTCGACGTGCGCGCCTCCGGCCTTGTGAAGGATGTCATCGTTCTCCACAATCCTCAGGACAGCCCTGCGGCGGACACCGCACTCACCGTCGAGGCAGTGCGTACCGTCCGCGACTACGAGGCCAAGTGGGCAGCGTACGCTGCCGCCAATGACGAGGCTGCGCCGTTGCCCATCCTGGTGATTCAAGTCAAGGCGAAGGTGACCGCAAAGGACGTGAGCGATCTCGTGGCATCGCTACGGGACGCGTGGAGCGGCCTGACCACGGACGGAATTGTTCATACCTTCGGCGACTGGGACGGGGTCACGCATGGCCACATCCCAATCAACAACGGAGCGGCTGTCCGGTACGTGGAGCCGCACGCGGTCCAGGACGACGACCGGGCGCGCGTCGTGCTGTGCAAGGAAGCGATCACAACGGGTTGGGACTGCCCCCGTGCTGAGGTACTGCTGTCATTCCGCACCGCGCGGGATGCGACGTACATCGCCCAATTGCTCGGGCGGATGGTGCGAACCCCGCTGGCACGAAGGATTGACGGCGACGAGACGCTTAATACGGTGGCCGTATTCCTGCCACATTTCGATGCCACTCAGGTCAACGCCGTGGCATCAGCCTTCCAAGATGGGGCACCGTCGGAGGACATCGGCGTATCTGATACGACGACGGAGCTAGCAACCTGCTTGAAAAACCCAGAGATAGCAGAGGAAGTGTGGCAGGCGGCTGCGGACCTTCCTACCTACACCCGGCCCGCGCATCGGAGCCGCTCTGACATCACGCGCCTACGAAAGCTGGCGCACCTACTCGCTTACGACGGCATCGATGAGGATGCCCCCGCCCAGGCGAACGAGGTGATCCTGGGTGCTATGTCCTCCCGCATCGAGGCCCTACGAGCGACGGGAGAGCTTGAACGGGCCGTTCGAGCCGCCACAACGGTGCGCATGGTTTCGACCGCCCATAACCTCGTCACAGGCCACTCAAAGGCCACCGAGGGCCGCGCCGTACGCCTCGACCCACGGGGGATTGACCGGGAGTACCGAAAGGCAGCTCGACTGTGGCCAGATCAGACCGCGGACGAGTACCTGGCCCGCCGTCACAAGGACGGTCCCGACCTTGCCTCCGCGAAGGGCGAGATCATCGCCCTCACCAAAGGCCCCGACGCATTAGTTGCTGTGGAAGCGGCGGCCGCCACATACGTCCGCGAACTTGACCGGAAATACCGACGCCGGGTCGACACCCTGCCTGCCGCGCGCCGGGCTGAGTACGACGAGCTGCGCGAACAGTCTGCCAGTGCCGAAGAGACGCGCTTGATCCTCCCGGAGGCGGTCACTGCTCGCCCGTCCGAGAAGGCATCAAGCGACCCGCTCCACTTGTATGCCGTCGAAGCTGACAGGCTGTATCCGCACGTGGCGAACGGGTGGGAACGCGAGATCCTCGACACCGAACTCGCTGAGCCCACACTGTTGGGCTGGTACCGCAACCCCACAGGCGGGCGACGAGCTCTCCGCATCCCCTACACCGATGGGTCAGATCACAGGCAGGCGGTCTACCCCGACTTCGTGTTCTTCCATCGGAACCCGGATGGCGGAGTGTCGATATCGATCGTAGACCCACACGGGACGCACCTTGCGGATGGCGTCGACAAGCTACGCGCACTGGCCGCCTACGCTGCCGAGCACGGACAACGGTATGCCCGTATCGATGCTGTAGCGAGGGGCGAGGATGGGAGATTATCGCGGCTGAACCTGTGCCGAGCCGACCAACGCGAGGCCGCACTGGAAGTTGAGCAAACCGAGGATATCGATGCTTTGTTCAGGAGATTCGGCTCACTGTACTCCTAG